A region of Salvia splendens isolate huo1 chromosome 17, SspV2, whole genome shotgun sequence DNA encodes the following proteins:
- the LOC121774304 gene encoding uncharacterized protein LOC121774304: protein MPAENEKISQEETVVEEVVEEEEPMEEVPPPKASTVIPAPPAEVKIPFPQRVQKKKLDDHFSRFLDIFRKVNINIPLVEALQQMPTYAKFLKDVLSKKKKWTDYETVNISENCSAIIQKKLPAKLKDPGSFNVSCVIGNDRQTKALCDLGASINLMPLSFFRKMKIGTLKPTTITLQMADRTVIYPKGIVEDVLVMVHDFIFPVDFVVLDMEEDVNVPLILGRPFLATGKALIDVAKGELTLHMGNKRHILSIYNAMKSREEEKLVMKKECKAVHVVEVQKA, encoded by the coding sequence ATGCCTGCAGAGAATGAGAAAATCTCTCAAGAGGAGACAGTGGTAGAAGAGGTGGTGGAAGAAGAAGAACCAATGGAAGAGGTGCCGCCTCCCAAGGCAAGTACCGTGATACCTGCACCCCCTGCTGAGGTTAAGATCCCATTTCCACAGCGCgtgcagaagaagaaactagATGATCACTTCTCTAGGTTTCTTGACATATTTAGAAAAGTGAACATCAACATCCCGTTGGTAGAGGCGTTACAGCAAATGCCTACATATGCAAAATTTCTAAAAGATGTGctctccaagaagaagaagtggaCTGACTATGAGACGGTGAACATATCTGAAAACTGTAGTGCCATAATTCAGAAAAAGCTACCGGCCAAGCTTAAAGATCCTGGGAGTTTCAACGTCTCATGCGTCATTGGAAATGACAGACAGACAAAGGCACTTTGTGATCTGGGGGCGAGTATAAATTTGATGCCATTATCGTTTTTCAGAAAGATGAAGATCGGCACTCTCAAGCCGACAACAATCACGCTACAGATGGCAGATAGAACCGTCATCTATCCCAAAGGAATTGTTGAGGACGTTCTTGTGATGGTACACGACTTCATATTCCCCGTCGATTTTGTAGTGTTGGATATGGAAGAAGACGTGAATGTACCGCTTATCCTAGGGCGCCCATTCCTTGCAACGGGAAAAGCATTGATAGATGTAGCAAAGGGAGAGCTCACTCTTCATATGGGCAACAAACGTCACATCCTATCTATCTACAATGCTATGAAGAGTCGTGAGGAAGAAAAACTTGTTATGAAGAAGGAGTGCAAAGCTGTGCACGTTGTAGAGGTCCAAAAGGCATAA